The Lacrimispora xylanolytica genome has a segment encoding these proteins:
- a CDS encoding ABC transporter substrate-binding protein, which translates to MKKTKKILSLILAGAMMMSLTACGGKTEESKSSSTETTTAQATTEGAATTGEKTADGKQYKIGVLQLVQHTALDAANKGFIKALDDAGLNYVADQQNAAGDQSTCQTIASKLVNDGSDLILSIATPAAQAVAGTTTDIPVLVTAVTDPAASDLVASNDAPGGNVSGTSDLTPVKEQISLLKKILPDAKTVGILYASSESNSEIQAKMAREAIEAEGMTAVDYTVSSSNEIQTVVTSMVGKVDAIYAPTDNTIAAGMTTVAMVANENGLPTICGEEGMVKAGGLATYGIDYFELGYLTGQQAVKILKDGDDISKMPIEYLPADKCKLSVNEETAKALGIDVSNIK; encoded by the coding sequence ATGAAGAAAACAAAAAAAATACTGTCACTGATTCTTGCCGGTGCAATGATGATGTCCTTAACTGCCTGCGGTGGAAAAACCGAGGAAAGTAAAAGCTCATCTACTGAGACGACTACAGCCCAGGCGACAACAGAAGGTGCCGCGACCACAGGAGAAAAAACAGCCGATGGGAAGCAGTATAAGATCGGTGTGCTGCAGCTGGTTCAGCATACTGCCCTTGATGCAGCAAATAAGGGATTTATAAAAGCACTTGATGATGCAGGACTCAACTATGTTGCAGACCAGCAAAACGCCGCAGGCGATCAGTCCACCTGCCAGACCATTGCAAGCAAGCTGGTCAATGATGGAAGCGACTTAATTCTTTCCATTGCGACTCCAGCAGCACAGGCGGTAGCTGGAACAACCACTGATATCCCGGTACTGGTAACAGCTGTTACCGACCCAGCCGCTTCTGATCTGGTTGCAAGCAACGATGCCCCAGGCGGAAATGTCAGCGGTACTTCTGATCTGACTCCGGTCAAAGAACAGATTTCCTTATTAAAGAAGATTCTTCCTGATGCAAAAACAGTTGGAATTCTTTATGCTTCCTCAGAATCCAATTCTGAGATTCAGGCAAAGATGGCAAGAGAAGCCATTGAAGCAGAAGGTATGACTGCGGTAGATTACACGGTATCCAGTTCCAATGAAATTCAGACCGTTGTAACCTCCATGGTTGGAAAAGTAGACGCTATCTATGCACCAACGGATAATACCATAGCAGCGGGAATGACTACAGTTGCCATGGTCGCGAATGAAAACGGCCTTCCTACCATATGTGGTGAAGAGGGCATGGTAAAAGCAGGCGGCCTTGCTACGTATGGAATTGATTATTTTGAACTTGGATATTTAACCGGACAGCAGGCAGTTAAAATCTTAAAAGACGGAGACGACATTTCCAAAATGCCGATTGAATATCTCCCGGCAGACAAATGCAAGCTTTCTGTAAATGAAGAAACGGCGAAAGCCTTAGGAATTGATGTTTCCAATATTAAATAA
- a CDS encoding ABC transporter permease — MSGLMISLQDAVVQGVLWGIMVLGVYITYKLLDIADLTVDGSFALGGCVCAVMVLVFKMDPWIALLIAGVAGMAAGAITGLLHTVFEIPAILAGILTQIGLWSINLRIMGGKSNVPLLKTDTIVSKFIDATGINKQAAALVIGVGFAVVMIVLLYWFFGTEIGSAMRATGNNEAMVRALGVNTNWTKLLALTISNGLVGISGGLVCQSQKYADIGMGTGAIVIGLAAIVIGEVLMGKLRSFGSKLTSAVVGAVIYFVIRAVVLRMGMNANDMKLLSAAIVAVALCVPVVIRKWRLKAAYTEGGE; from the coding sequence ATGAGTGGTTTAATGATATCCCTTCAGGATGCAGTGGTACAAGGCGTTTTATGGGGAATTATGGTGCTTGGTGTTTACATCACCTATAAGCTTTTGGATATTGCTGATTTGACCGTTGATGGCAGCTTTGCCCTGGGCGGCTGTGTATGTGCGGTTATGGTGCTGGTTTTTAAGATGGATCCCTGGATCGCATTATTGATTGCCGGAGTTGCAGGTATGGCAGCTGGTGCTATCACTGGACTCTTACATACCGTGTTTGAGATTCCAGCTATACTGGCAGGAATTTTGACTCAGATCGGACTTTGGTCCATCAACTTAAGGATTATGGGAGGAAAGAGCAATGTGCCTCTTTTAAAGACAGATACCATAGTCTCTAAATTCATTGATGCAACTGGAATCAACAAGCAGGCGGCTGCTCTGGTGATCGGAGTTGGTTTTGCCGTTGTTATGATCGTTCTCCTGTACTGGTTTTTCGGTACTGAGATTGGAAGCGCAATGCGTGCGACTGGTAACAATGAGGCAATGGTCCGTGCCCTGGGCGTCAATACCAACTGGACCAAGCTTCTTGCTCTGACCATAAGTAACGGACTTGTTGGTATTTCTGGAGGCCTCGTTTGCCAAAGCCAGAAATATGCGGACATCGGAATGGGAACCGGTGCCATAGTCATCGGTCTTGCCGCTATTGTCATCGGTGAAGTACTTATGGGGAAACTACGTTCCTTTGGAAGTAAATTGACCTCTGCCGTCGTGGGTGCCGTTATTTATTTTGTAATCCGTGCCGTAGTGTTAAGAATGGGTATGAATGCCAACGATATGAAGCTTTTATCCGCTGCTATCGTAGCCGTGGCGCTATGCGTCCCTGTGGTCATTCGGAAATGGCGGTTAAAAGCGGCCTATACAGAAGGAGGAGAATGA